One Pseudobdellovibrionaceae bacterium DNA window includes the following coding sequences:
- a CDS encoding aminoacyl-tRNA hydrolase yields MLLIAGLGNPSSEYNHTRHNLGFMAVDYFIEDQLKLPLQFQNNCQAGILKTSVAGKSVLFAKPQTYMNLSGLSIKALTDYYKIPVKNILIIQDDLELGLLRFKYQNTHGHSGHNGIRNIHQELGTTDYARLKLGIGRPKNPNTSVSHFVTEKFLPEELLSLESFLKSINNSLMHFITEGFTKTVEHFNNKRVQL; encoded by the coding sequence ATGCTTTTAATCGCAGGCTTAGGAAATCCCTCTTCGGAATATAACCACACTCGCCACAATCTAGGCTTTATGGCCGTAGATTATTTTATAGAAGATCAATTAAAACTTCCACTACAGTTTCAAAATAACTGCCAAGCTGGCATACTAAAAACCAGTGTTGCTGGAAAAAGTGTTCTTTTTGCAAAACCGCAAACTTATATGAATCTTTCTGGACTAAGCATTAAAGCTTTAACCGATTACTACAAAATACCTGTAAAAAATATTTTAATTATTCAAGATGATTTAGAATTGGGCTTACTACGATTTAAATACCAAAATACCCATGGTCACTCTGGACACAACGGTATTAGAAATATTCACCAAGAGCTAGGTACTACAGACTATGCTCGACTAAAACTCGGAATAGGACGACCAAAAAATCCCAACACCAGTGTTAGTCATTTTGTTACAGAAAAATTTTTGCCCGAAGAGCTTTTGTCTTTAGAAAGCTTTTTAAAATCCATTAACAACAGCTTAATGCATTTTATAACCGAAGGCTTTACTAAAACAGTAGAACATTTTAACAATAAGCGTGTGCAGTTATGA
- a CDS encoding ribose-phosphate pyrophosphokinase, with amino-acid sequence MPQYLPEIKLFTGNANPEFAKKVANHLKKPLVDCSISRFADGEIQIEINESVRGCRCFVIQSTCPPANEHYMELFLMLDSLRRASATEITVVMPYYGYSRQDRKVSPRAPISAKAVAQLCESSGANRILAVDLHSTQIQGFFNIPVDNLFTVNVLAEKWLELEGLSGEDCVVISPDAGGVSRARAFASKLKCNLGIIDKQRINPNKAKALRVIGNVEGKTAIIIDDMIDTAGTLTQATEVLLKSNAKAVYAMGTHPVLSDPAIERIENSGLTKVFVTDTIPLKRASKKIHVLSVSELVANSIYNIQNNQSISSLF; translated from the coding sequence ATGCCACAATACCTACCAGAAATTAAACTTTTTACAGGAAACGCCAACCCCGAATTTGCAAAAAAAGTGGCAAACCATCTTAAAAAACCTCTTGTGGATTGTTCTATTTCTCGTTTTGCCGATGGCGAAATTCAAATTGAAATTAACGAAAGCGTTCGTGGTTGCCGTTGTTTTGTAATACAAAGCACCTGCCCCCCTGCTAATGAACATTATATGGAACTATTTTTAATGCTCGACTCACTAAGAAGAGCTTCTGCCACAGAAATTACTGTGGTTATGCCCTACTATGGTTATTCTAGACAAGACAGAAAAGTAAGTCCACGAGCTCCTATTTCTGCTAAAGCTGTGGCCCAACTGTGCGAAAGTTCTGGAGCCAATAGAATATTAGCTGTGGATTTACACTCCACTCAAATACAAGGTTTTTTTAACATCCCCGTAGATAATTTATTTACGGTTAATGTTTTAGCAGAAAAATGGCTAGAGCTTGAAGGTTTGTCTGGCGAAGACTGTGTGGTCATTAGCCCTGATGCAGGAGGAGTAAGCCGAGCGCGGGCTTTTGCCAGTAAATTAAAATGCAACCTTGGCATTATTGATAAACAAAGAATTAACCCCAACAAAGCAAAAGCCTTACGGGTTATTGGTAATGTGGAGGGGAAAACAGCCATTATCATTGACGACATGATTGACACCGCAGGCACATTAACTCAAGCCACAGAGGTTTTGTTAAAAAGCAACGCCAAGGCCGTGTATGCCATGGGAACTCACCCCGTTTTGTCTGACCCCGCCATAGAGCGTATTGAAAACAGTGGACTCACTAAGGTTTTTGTTACAGACACCATACCTTTAAAAAGAGCTTCTAAAAAAATTCATGTTCTGTCTGTTAGCGAACTAGTGGCTAACAGCATTTATAATATTCAAAATAACCAATCGATTAGTTCCTTATTTTAA
- the ychF gene encoding redox-regulated ATPase YchF: MNLQCGLVGLPNVGKSTLFNALTKGQAEASNYPFCTIDPNVGIVALPDERLEKIIQFVQPEKNIPTSTQFVDIAGLVAGASKGEGLGNQFLSHIRETNAIIHVVRCFEDENIVHVEGNINPTRDIETINTELLLADLDSMEKRLQKSEKKARSTNDPFLKKEVELMKTVLHLLEQGQPVRQGEWSPDEEKIIFLWNLISFKPVLYICNIAEQDIANSESNPFVKEVQKMADQESAQTLALCSAIESEIVQLEPEEQKDFLKDLGLKQSGLDLLIQKAYSMLGLITYFTAGKKEVRAWTIKQGYTAPEAAGVIHTDFEKGFIRAETYHCEDLFNYKSEQAVKEAGKLRLEGKTYEVKDGDILFFRFNV, from the coding sequence ATGAATTTACAATGCGGACTTGTGGGCTTGCCCAATGTAGGAAAAAGTACTTTATTTAATGCTTTAACAAAAGGACAGGCCGAAGCTTCTAATTATCCGTTTTGTACCATTGACCCCAATGTGGGAATTGTTGCTCTTCCCGATGAAAGGTTAGAAAAAATTATTCAATTTGTACAACCCGAAAAAAATATTCCCACCAGCACACAATTTGTAGATATTGCTGGCTTAGTGGCCGGAGCTAGTAAGGGAGAGGGTTTAGGAAATCAATTTTTATCACACATTAGAGAAACCAACGCCATTATACATGTGGTTCGTTGTTTTGAAGATGAAAACATTGTTCATGTAGAGGGAAATATTAATCCCACCCGAGACATAGAAACTATTAACACAGAATTACTGTTAGCTGATTTAGACTCCATGGAAAAGCGCTTACAAAAAAGTGAAAAAAAAGCAAGGTCTACCAACGACCCTTTTCTTAAAAAAGAAGTAGAGCTTATGAAAACGGTTTTACATTTATTAGAACAGGGGCAGCCCGTAAGACAAGGGGAATGGAGCCCTGATGAAGAAAAAATTATTTTTTTATGGAATTTAATTAGCTTTAAGCCTGTTTTATATATTTGCAATATTGCAGAACAGGATATTGCAAATAGTGAAAGCAACCCCTTTGTAAAAGAAGTTCAAAAAATGGCCGACCAAGAGAGCGCACAAACTTTAGCTTTGTGCAGCGCCATAGAATCAGAAATTGTTCAACTAGAACCAGAAGAGCAAAAAGATTTTTTAAAAGATTTAGGCTTAAAACAATCGGGCCTAGATTTACTTATTCAAAAAGCCTACTCTATGCTGGGTTTAATCACTTATTTTACTGCAGGAAAAAAAGAAGTAAGGGCTTGGACTATAAAGCAAGGCTATACGGCCCCCGAAGCTGCAGGAGTTATTCATACCGATTTTGAAAAAGGTTTTATAAGGGCAGAAACTTATCACTGCGAAGATTTATTTAATTACAAAAGTGAGCAGGCGGTAAAAGAGGCTGGTAAGCTTCGCCTTGAAGGCAAAACTTACGAAGTTAAAGATGGTGATATTTTATTTTTTAGATTTAATGTGTAG
- a CDS encoding 50S ribosomal protein L25 — translation MANFIKIKTFTRDAGRQQSRATRIDKRVPAVVYGPKTDNKIFSISIQDSIKYSASRYNNEIFELQSEDKQLNSLKVLCKSTSIHPTKRDPLHMDFYALNMKENITVDLTLIFEGLEELQKNNLEANIAHKSISIECSPADIPESVIIDLSVLSAGSSFTVEQLNLKGIKILTDLSTTLASVAEKKEEIEEVVSEAVSPADTPASADAKTSDEKKEAPSENKASDNKKDGNEQGKKS, via the coding sequence ATGGCCAATTTTATTAAAATCAAAACATTTACCAGAGATGCGGGCAGACAACAATCCAGAGCCACTCGCATTGATAAACGAGTACCTGCAGTGGTTTATGGACCAAAAACAGACAACAAAATTTTTTCTATTAGCATACAAGATTCTATTAAATACTCGGCCTCACGATACAATAATGAAATTTTTGAATTGCAATCTGAAGACAAACAACTAAACAGTTTAAAAGTACTTTGCAAAAGCACAAGCATTCATCCCACAAAAAGAGACCCTCTTCATATGGACTTTTATGCTCTTAACATGAAAGAAAATATTACCGTAGATTTAACTTTAATTTTTGAAGGCCTAGAGGAATTACAAAAAAATAATTTAGAAGCCAATATAGCACACAAAAGCATTAGCATAGAATGCTCTCCCGCTGATATTCCCGAATCTGTTATAATAGACTTATCGGTTCTTAGCGCTGGTAGCTCTTTCACTGTAGAACAACTAAATTTAAAAGGGATTAAAATTTTAACAGACCTTTCTACCACTTTAGCTAGTGTTGCAGAGAAGAAAGAAGAAATAGAAGAAGTTGTTTCCGAAGCCGTTAGCCCTGCCGACACCCCTGCTTCTGCAGATGCAAAAACTTCTGATGAAAAAAAAGAAGCTCCCTCAGAAAACAAGGCCTCTGATAATAAAAAAGATGGCAATGAGCAAGGCAAAAAATCATAA